A stretch of Pseudomonas sp. LRP2-20 DNA encodes these proteins:
- a CDS encoding cyclase family protein gives MSLNKRRLLDLSVTLDNNPYTDPPPLLPKIDYMDHQQGWPEMAAMFPGLRKEDLPGEESWAAERLQITTHSGTHMDAPWHYASTTNGGRPAFGIDELPLQWCLQPGVKLDFRDLPDGHVVTAAEVEAELARIGHALQPLDIVLVNTRAGSLFGQPGYLEAGVGMGREATLYLLERGVRVVGTDAWSWDAPFKYTRARFTETGDASLIWEGHKAGRDIGYGQMEKLANLEQLPSNGFLVSCFPYKIRHASAGFVRAVAIFDEGAAP, from the coding sequence ATGAGCCTGAACAAACGTCGCTTGCTGGACTTGTCCGTTACCCTGGACAACAACCCTTACACCGATCCACCGCCGTTGCTGCCGAAAATCGACTATATGGACCACCAGCAGGGCTGGCCGGAAATGGCGGCCATGTTTCCCGGGCTGCGCAAGGAAGACCTGCCAGGCGAAGAGTCCTGGGCAGCGGAACGCCTGCAGATCACCACCCACAGCGGTACCCACATGGATGCGCCGTGGCACTATGCGTCGACCACCAACGGTGGCAGGCCGGCCTTCGGTATCGACGAACTGCCACTGCAATGGTGCCTGCAGCCGGGTGTGAAGCTGGACTTTCGCGATCTGCCGGATGGCCACGTGGTCACGGCCGCCGAGGTCGAGGCCGAGCTTGCGCGCATCGGCCATGCATTGCAGCCGCTGGATATCGTGCTGGTGAACACTCGGGCCGGCAGCCTGTTCGGCCAGCCCGGCTACCTGGAGGCCGGGGTCGGCATGGGGCGCGAGGCAACGTTGTACTTGCTGGAGCGCGGGGTGAGGGTGGTCGGCACCGACGCGTGGAGCTGGGACGCGCCGTTCAAGTACACCCGCGCACGCTTCACTGAAACGGGCGATGCCTCGCTCATCTGGGAGGGGCACAAGGCCGGGCGTGATATCGGTTACGGGCAGATGGAGAAGCTGGCCAACCTCGAACAGCTGCCTTCAAACGGGTTCCTGGTCAGTTGTTTCCCGTACAAGATCCGCCATGCCTCTGCCGGTTTTGTGCGGGCGGTAGCGATCTTCGACGAGGGTGCGGCGCCGTAG
- a CDS encoding NAD-dependent epimerase/dehydratase family protein, whose translation MRVMVTGANGFVGRQLVQRLLQTGEVRGRRIEALLVLDQALDGLPEDARLRRHHGSVTDTALLRRVLADGVDVVFHLVSVPGGAAEAQYELGYQVNLQASLELLNQLRNPLCPPVLVYASSVAVYGGELPTRMDEDQPASPQLSYAAHKRMVEIALQDLARRGEVDGRAVRLPGIVARPHEPNGLRSAFMSDLLHAYAAGEAYTCPVSADACAWWMSARCCVDNLLHAAELDAPGSQRVWQLPVLHLSIAQVLAGLAERFGEANLARIAFDPDPQLEALFGRYPSLRSRLARELGFCHDGSVAGLLRNALDLPTRRSRNVAIHKGFLA comes from the coding sequence ATGCGCGTAATGGTCACCGGCGCCAACGGATTCGTCGGTCGCCAGCTGGTGCAGCGCCTGTTGCAGACGGGTGAAGTGCGCGGGCGGCGAATCGAGGCGTTGCTGGTGCTGGACCAGGCGCTGGACGGCTTGCCCGAGGATGCGCGGCTGCGCCGCCATCACGGCAGTGTGACCGACACCGCCTTGCTGCGCCGGGTGCTGGCCGATGGTGTCGATGTGGTGTTTCACCTGGTCAGTGTGCCCGGTGGTGCGGCCGAGGCGCAGTATGAGCTGGGTTATCAGGTGAATCTGCAGGCCAGCCTGGAGCTGCTCAACCAGTTGCGCAACCCCCTTTGCCCGCCTGTGCTGGTATACGCCAGCAGTGTCGCGGTGTATGGCGGCGAGCTACCGACACGCATGGACGAAGACCAGCCGGCTTCACCGCAGCTGTCCTACGCGGCGCACAAGCGCATGGTGGAAATCGCCTTGCAGGACCTGGCCCGACGCGGTGAGGTCGATGGCCGTGCAGTGCGGTTACCCGGCATCGTCGCCCGGCCGCACGAACCCAACGGTTTGCGCTCGGCGTTCATGAGCGACCTGCTGCATGCCTATGCGGCAGGGGAGGCCTACACCTGCCCGGTTTCAGCCGACGCGTGTGCCTGGTGGATGTCCGCGCGCTGCTGCGTGGACAACCTGCTGCACGCGGCAGAACTGGACGCCCCTGGCAGCCAGCGCGTTTGGCAACTGCCGGTGTTGCACCTGTCCATCGCCCAGGTACTCGCCGGCCTGGCAGAGCGTTTTGGCGAGGCCAACCTCGCGCGCATTGCCTTTGACCCCGACCCGCAACTCGAAGCCCTGTTCGGCCGCTATCCCTCACTGCGCAGCCGACTGGCGCGCGAACTGGGCTTTTGCCATGACGGTTCGGTCGCCGGACTGTTACGCAATGCCCTCGACCTGCCAACGCGCCGCAGCCGCAACGTGGCCATTCACAAAGGATTTCTCGCATGA